Proteins from a genomic interval of Streptomyces sp. TLI_235:
- a CDS encoding anti-anti-sigma factor, whose protein sequence is MAELGRRGRGRRPVSIHLSSRGGPTGVVVQQHPARPHPGVAADPDVGTASAPLLTTWSLRGDGSARIRLAGELDLATVAGVDRAVADCLAHRPSALDIDVSALTFCDVLGVHAFLRARRATLAARAAFRLSRPRSQLMRLLTAAHATELIDATVNG, encoded by the coding sequence ATGGCCGAACTGGGACGGCGCGGCCGTGGCCGCCGCCCCGTGTCGATTCACCTCTCCTCCCGCGGCGGACCGACGGGAGTAGTTGTCCAACAGCATCCGGCGCGGCCGCACCCAGGCGTCGCCGCCGACCCCGATGTGGGTACGGCGTCCGCTCCGTTACTGACGACCTGGTCCCTGCGAGGCGACGGCTCGGCGAGAATCAGGCTCGCAGGCGAACTCGATCTGGCCACTGTCGCAGGAGTGGACCGGGCGGTCGCCGACTGCCTGGCCCATCGGCCGAGCGCGCTGGACATCGACGTCTCCGCCCTCACCTTCTGCGATGTCCTCGGCGTCCACGCCTTTCTGCGCGCCAGGCGCGCCACCCTCGCGGCCCGCGCGGCGTTCCGCCTGTCCCGGCCTCGCAGCCAGCTGATGCGCCTCCTCACCGCCGCCCACGCCACTGAGCTGATCGACGCGACCGTCAACGGGTGA
- a CDS encoding cytochrome P450, whose product MTVPLPDPFLASPPPSCPAHAATGPGGLTRLYGPAHERDPKGLYERLRKQHGAVAPVLLQGDVPAWLILGYRENMAVARTPSRFSRDSRRWRHWQDNLIAPDSPLAPALAWRPDCVSQDGEEHQRLRAAVTDGLSRFDRRGIRRHIQRYANQLIDVFAATGSADLLTQYAQHLPMLVLTHLFGMPEEEGPRLVEASAELVKGTEQAVVHNAYILDTLHRLVEHKRADPGYDFASWLLEHPSRLTDDEVVHHLWLVMITANESTTNLVANTMRVVLTDPRFRASLTGGLMTVPDAVEQVLWDEPPLTMCIGGYATADTHLAGQPIKAGDLMLLGLAAGNADPLVRPDPSVPVHGNRSHLAFSRGPHECPGQDIGRAITDIAIDSLLVRLPDVRLAIPENELSWTSSTWSRHLNQLPVLFTPRWPTAAGEAGDAPLRSGGQRFSAAAALATHSPEDEGDLPSSAFSAPRRSPWATAWRWLRRQE is encoded by the coding sequence GTGACCGTTCCTCTCCCCGACCCCTTCCTCGCCTCGCCGCCTCCCTCCTGCCCCGCACACGCCGCCACCGGACCCGGCGGCCTGACCCGGCTGTACGGGCCCGCGCACGAGAGGGATCCGAAGGGCCTGTACGAACGGCTGCGCAAGCAACACGGCGCGGTCGCCCCCGTCCTCTTGCAGGGCGACGTGCCGGCCTGGTTGATCCTCGGCTACCGCGAGAACATGGCCGTCGCCCGCACGCCCAGCCGCTTCTCGCGCGACTCCCGCCGTTGGCGGCACTGGCAGGACAATCTCATCGCGCCGGACTCCCCGCTGGCCCCGGCCCTCGCCTGGCGACCGGACTGCGTCTCCCAGGACGGAGAGGAACACCAACGCCTGCGCGCTGCGGTGACCGACGGCCTGTCCCGTTTCGACCGCCGCGGCATCCGCCGCCACATCCAGCGCTACGCCAACCAGCTGATCGACGTCTTCGCCGCCACCGGAAGCGCCGACCTCCTGACCCAGTACGCCCAGCACTTGCCGATGCTCGTCCTCACGCACCTCTTCGGCATGCCGGAGGAGGAAGGTCCTCGCCTGGTCGAGGCCAGCGCCGAACTGGTCAAGGGCACCGAACAGGCCGTCGTCCACAACGCGTACATCCTGGACACCCTGCACCGACTGGTGGAGCACAAACGGGCCGACCCGGGCTACGACTTCGCGTCCTGGCTGCTCGAGCACCCCTCCCGGCTCACCGACGACGAAGTCGTGCACCACCTGTGGCTGGTCATGATCACCGCCAACGAAAGCACCACCAACCTGGTCGCCAACACCATGCGCGTCGTTCTCACCGACCCGCGCTTCCGCGCCTCCCTGACCGGAGGACTGATGACGGTCCCGGACGCCGTCGAGCAGGTCCTGTGGGACGAGCCCCCGCTCACGATGTGTATCGGCGGCTACGCCACCGCCGACACACACCTGGCCGGCCAACCAATCAAGGCGGGGGACCTCATGCTCCTCGGTCTGGCGGCCGGCAATGCCGATCCGCTCGTCAGGCCCGATCCCAGCGTTCCGGTCCACGGCAACCGGTCCCACCTTGCCTTCAGTCGCGGGCCTCACGAATGCCCGGGTCAGGACATCGGCCGAGCCATCACCGACATCGCCATCGACAGCCTGCTGGTCCGGTTGCCCGACGTCCGGCTGGCCATTCCCGAGAACGAACTGTCCTGGACGTCCTCGACCTGGTCCCGCCACCTGAACCAGCTGCCCGTCCTCTTCACCCCTCGCTGGCCCACCGCGGCAGGTGAGGCCGGAGACGCCCCGCTCAGGTCGGGAGGGCAGCGGTTCAGTGCAGCCGCCGCCCTCGCAACGCACTCCCCGGAGGACGAGGGGGACCTCCCGTCGTCGGCCTTCTCGGCGCCCCGGCGTTCCCCATGGGCCACCGCATGGCGATGGCTTCGCCGCCAGGAGTGA
- a CDS encoding signal recognition particle receptor subunit beta, translated as MDSPSSDPWPGPSGVHALPATAATAVKVVVVGSFGVGKTTMVGAVSEIQPLTTEERITEASVGIDDTAGLDNKTSTTVAMDFGRISVNEELVLYLFGTPGQERFWFLWNGLFEGALGAVVLVDPRRLELSFDVLHRLEERRLPFVVAINQFDNAPLHALEDLREALDLPNSVPIVACDARQRVSSRDVLMSLMRYLYSLTTSPERL; from the coding sequence ATGGACTCTCCAAGCTCTGACCCCTGGCCGGGCCCTTCGGGCGTGCACGCCCTGCCGGCCACGGCAGCCACTGCCGTGAAGGTCGTGGTGGTCGGCAGCTTCGGCGTGGGCAAGACGACCATGGTCGGTGCGGTCAGCGAGATCCAGCCGCTGACCACCGAAGAGCGGATCACCGAAGCCAGCGTCGGCATCGACGACACGGCGGGACTGGACAACAAGACGTCCACCACCGTGGCCATGGATTTCGGCCGGATCAGCGTCAACGAAGAGCTGGTGCTCTACCTGTTCGGTACTCCCGGCCAGGAGCGCTTCTGGTTCCTGTGGAACGGCCTGTTCGAGGGGGCCCTGGGCGCGGTCGTCCTGGTCGACCCCCGCCGGCTGGAACTGAGCTTCGACGTGCTCCATCGGCTAGAGGAACGTCGGCTGCCGTTCGTCGTCGCCATCAACCAGTTCGACAACGCCCCCCTGCACGCACTGGAGGATCTGCGCGAGGCGCTGGACCTGCCGAACTCCGTGCCCATCGTCGCCTGCGACGCCCGCCAGCGCGTCTCCAGCCGAGACGTCCTGATGTCCTTGATGCGGTACCTCTACTCCCTCACCACGTCCCCGGAGCGACTGTGA
- a CDS encoding putative regulator of Ras-like GTPase activity (Roadblock/LC7/MglB family) produces the protein MTQTRSNMDWMLKDLADSVPMTRHVVVLSVDGLRMAQYGADNDTADRLAAACAGLQSLSAAVAHEFPNGRGRMRMVVIEVEGGFFYLMAAGANAYLAVLANEGVDAGLMGLRMRDLVARIGAHLSSPTRMEGRTAR, from the coding sequence ATGACCCAGACGCGCTCCAACATGGACTGGATGCTCAAGGACCTCGCGGACAGCGTTCCCATGACACGACACGTCGTGGTGCTCTCCGTGGACGGCCTGAGGATGGCCCAGTACGGTGCGGACAACGACACCGCCGACCGGCTGGCCGCCGCCTGCGCAGGTCTGCAGAGCCTCTCCGCTGCCGTGGCCCACGAGTTCCCGAACGGCCGGGGCCGGATGCGGATGGTGGTCATCGAGGTCGAGGGCGGCTTCTTCTACCTCATGGCGGCCGGGGCCAACGCCTACCTCGCCGTCCTGGCCAACGAAGGCGTGGACGCCGGCCTGATGGGTCTGCGCATGCGCGACCTGGTGGCGCGGATAGGCGCCCACCTGAGCAGTCCCACCCGGATGGAGGGACGCACAGCCAGGTGA
- a CDS encoding germacradienol/geosmin synthase: MLQEYLSWDLPQAAARIYPQACAEDLLLLMNLHSLVFFLGEQADPGCAARADEIAGVARELITIPFRPAGAPPLLRCPITVAWAQVWAWISAGMSEEWCDRFSSSWARALAAHAALAQLPSDGPAVELNHYLALRRATVGIFQLDAVERSGGFELPTQVSAHALMRRVRVAAADAVAWMNDIHVLERSEQRGEPYNLVTVLRHERGYSRRAAVDEAVWMTRQQLQVYQRLEAELPRMYDELWLTTDQRHAVETGISGIRHWVRGNHDWAVAAGCLGAESDPERVRRDR; encoded by the coding sequence GTGTTGCAGGAGTATCTGTCCTGGGATCTTCCTCAGGCGGCGGCCCGCATCTACCCGCAGGCCTGCGCGGAGGACCTGCTCCTGCTGATGAACCTGCATTCCCTGGTGTTCTTCCTCGGGGAGCAGGCCGATCCCGGCTGCGCGGCCCGTGCGGACGAGATCGCGGGCGTGGCCCGTGAGCTGATCACCATTCCGTTTCGGCCTGCCGGCGCGCCCCCGCTTCTGCGGTGTCCGATCACCGTGGCGTGGGCGCAGGTGTGGGCGTGGATCTCGGCCGGGATGTCGGAGGAGTGGTGTGACCGCTTCTCGTCGTCGTGGGCCCGCGCGCTGGCCGCGCACGCAGCCCTGGCGCAGCTGCCCTCCGACGGCCCGGCGGTGGAGCTGAACCATTACTTGGCCCTGCGGCGGGCGACGGTCGGCATCTTCCAGCTCGACGCGGTCGAACGCAGTGGCGGATTCGAGCTGCCCACCCAGGTGTCGGCCCATGCGCTGATGCGGCGGGTTCGTGTGGCGGCGGCCGACGCGGTTGCATGGATGAACGACATCCATGTGCTGGAGCGCAGCGAACAGCGTGGCGAGCCCTACAACCTGGTGACGGTGCTGCGTCACGAGCGCGGCTATTCCCGCCGGGCAGCGGTGGACGAGGCGGTCTGGATGACTCGGCAGCAGCTGCAGGTGTACCAGCGGCTGGAGGCGGAGCTACCCCGGATGTACGACGAGCTCTGGCTGACGACGGATCAGCGGCATGCCGTGGAGACGGGAATCTCCGGCATTCGGCACTGGGTCCGTGGCAACCACGACTGGGCAGTGGCGGCCGGGTGCCTCGGGGCGGAATCGGATCCGGAGCGCGTGAGGCGAGACAGGTGA
- a CDS encoding cytochrome P450 (manually curated) — MKVTMVSTTQTVPTARRIPLLGHTLALVRSPMAMLQSLRSQGDVVVIHLGLRPVYVINSSEAIRQVLVTDASAYSKGRIFDKTRPFLGNGIATSEGDVHLRQRRLMRPAFHRERLRGYTTVMREQSVALTAAWRAGQRIAADRAFYELASSVTTRTLFRCDSPQRVSAAIQEWLPVFLKGVIRRAVSPVDLFEKLPTPGNRQFERARAGLRNTIDDLISSYYADPGDHGDLLSMLANTRDESTGETMSREQLHDELMTVLIAGTESTSTTLSWLFHMVSLRPDIEEKLHHEIDTVIGDRSITFDDVLALEYTRRVIYETLRLYPPVWITMRRATTAVELAGIPIPAGSELLVSPATLHRDPTLYADPQRFDPDRWQSPPLPGSYLPFGAGPHKCIGDHFGLTEIAVAVATIGARWRLRPAAGHTVRELPMSTLRPNSLPMTVVPRD; from the coding sequence ATGAAGGTGACCATGGTCAGCACCACACAGACAGTACCTACCGCAAGGCGCATCCCGCTTCTCGGACACACACTCGCGCTCGTGCGATCGCCCATGGCGATGCTGCAGTCGCTCCGGTCCCAGGGAGATGTTGTCGTCATCCACCTGGGCCTGCGACCTGTGTATGTGATCAACTCGTCCGAGGCAATCCGCCAGGTCCTCGTCACCGATGCCAGCGCCTACTCCAAAGGACGCATCTTCGACAAGACTCGGCCTTTCCTCGGCAACGGCATCGCCACCTCCGAGGGCGACGTCCACCTGCGGCAGCGCCGCCTCATGCGTCCGGCCTTCCATCGCGAACGGCTGCGCGGCTACACCACGGTCATGCGCGAACAGTCCGTTGCCCTCACCGCCGCATGGCGGGCCGGACAACGCATCGCTGCCGACCGGGCTTTCTACGAGCTGGCCTCCTCGGTCACCACGAGGACGCTCTTCCGCTGCGACTCCCCCCAACGCGTGTCGGCCGCCATCCAGGAGTGGCTGCCCGTCTTCCTCAAAGGGGTCATCCGACGTGCTGTGTCACCTGTCGACCTGTTTGAGAAACTCCCCACCCCGGGGAACCGTCAATTCGAACGTGCCAGGGCCGGCTTGAGGAACACCATCGATGACCTCATCTCGTCCTACTACGCCGACCCGGGAGACCACGGCGACCTGCTCTCAATGCTGGCCAATACCCGTGACGAGAGCACCGGCGAGACGATGAGCCGCGAGCAACTGCACGACGAACTCATGACCGTCCTGATCGCCGGAACCGAGAGCACCAGCACCACGCTGTCCTGGCTCTTCCACATGGTGAGCTTGCGCCCGGACATCGAGGAGAAGCTCCACCACGAGATCGACACCGTCATCGGCGACCGATCAATCACCTTCGACGATGTCCTCGCACTCGAGTACACGCGGCGCGTCATCTACGAGACCCTGCGTCTCTACCCCCCGGTCTGGATCACCATGCGCCGAGCCACCACTGCCGTCGAACTGGCAGGCATACCCATCCCCGCTGGCTCCGAACTGCTCGTCAGCCCGGCCACCCTGCACCGCGACCCTACGCTCTACGCCGATCCCCAGCGCTTCGACCCTGACCGCTGGCAGTCGCCTCCACTGCCTGGCTCCTACCTCCCCTTCGGCGCAGGGCCACACAAGTGCATCGGAGACCACTTCGGCCTGACCGAGATCGCCGTCGCCGTCGCCACGATCGGTGCCCGGTGGCGACTGAGGCCCGCCGCAGGACACACCGTCCGCGAATTACCCATGTCCACCCTGCGCCCCAACAGCCTCCCAATGACCGTCGTTCCCCGAGACTAG
- a CDS encoding signal transduction histidine kinase → MLGRGRSPSGPGRAVSTVGWALPPAVLAACTAAATSVVSEAARLPLGLSGGAATAAVALVSAETVRRGRALALARAHSAAQESSFSQRLALHRSAALSLARVLLPQAVARLQQGYPAEEVLHRAAYPAGLDPEFKAAQEAVLRLVVEAVQAEEELRDSAQRAFVNVARRVQAIVHQQASDVREMEDRHGEDNEVFADLLHLDHGTALIGRLADSIAVLGGARPGRQWPQDLALFSVLRGAMSRILYYRRVDLHSVVDLAVVGAAVEPLIHALAELLDNATRYSPPQTRVHLTAVEVQSGVAIEIEDGGVGLSDEAGARAEQVLSDASLGLDLNDLGESPRLGLSVVGRLAQTNGFQVSLRPSAYGGVRAVVIIPQELVTATPASASILSPEPVPQPLPMRSAPARPAAPAAPHQAAVERNERGLPQRRRRTSAAPTLHDMEATPAAAAPPVQPGLWLSDFLHGGAIDGTAPTASFGNHDELSGKGGHG, encoded by the coding sequence ATGCTCGGTCGTGGCAGATCTCCGTCCGGACCCGGACGCGCCGTTTCCACCGTGGGCTGGGCGTTGCCGCCTGCCGTCCTGGCCGCATGCACAGCGGCTGCCACGTCGGTGGTGTCCGAGGCGGCCCGCCTCCCGCTCGGCCTCAGCGGCGGGGCCGCGACCGCGGCGGTGGCGCTCGTGTCGGCCGAAACCGTCCGCAGGGGCCGCGCGCTGGCCCTCGCCCGCGCGCACAGCGCAGCTCAGGAATCCAGTTTCTCCCAGCGACTGGCACTGCACCGCAGCGCGGCTCTGAGCCTGGCCCGGGTCCTGCTGCCCCAGGCCGTGGCACGGCTCCAGCAGGGCTACCCCGCCGAGGAGGTGCTCCATCGTGCCGCCTACCCGGCCGGGCTCGACCCGGAGTTCAAAGCCGCCCAGGAGGCGGTGCTTCGGCTGGTGGTTGAGGCTGTGCAGGCCGAGGAGGAGCTCCGGGACTCTGCCCAGCGGGCGTTTGTGAACGTCGCCCGCCGAGTCCAGGCGATCGTCCATCAACAGGCCAGCGACGTGCGGGAGATGGAGGACCGGCACGGCGAGGACAACGAGGTGTTCGCCGACCTGCTTCACCTCGACCACGGCACCGCGCTGATCGGCCGGCTGGCGGACAGCATCGCCGTCCTGGGCGGCGCCCGGCCCGGACGTCAGTGGCCGCAGGACCTCGCACTGTTCAGTGTTCTGCGCGGCGCCATGTCGCGCATTCTCTACTACCGCAGGGTGGATCTGCATTCCGTGGTGGATCTGGCCGTGGTGGGGGCTGCGGTCGAGCCGCTCATCCACGCCCTCGCGGAGTTGTTGGACAACGCCACCCGGTACTCGCCGCCCCAGACGCGTGTGCACCTGACCGCGGTGGAGGTGCAGTCCGGTGTGGCCATCGAGATCGAGGACGGCGGTGTCGGTCTGAGTGACGAGGCCGGGGCCAGGGCCGAACAGGTCCTCTCCGATGCCTCGCTCGGCCTGGACCTCAACGACCTGGGGGAGAGTCCCCGGCTTGGCCTGTCCGTGGTCGGCCGCCTCGCTCAGACAAATGGATTCCAGGTATCGCTCAGACCCTCTGCATATGGAGGTGTTCGGGCTGTGGTCATCATCCCCCAAGAACTCGTCACGGCAACCCCGGCGTCCGCCTCGATCCTGTCGCCCGAACCCGTCCCGCAGCCGCTGCCGATGCGCTCTGCGCCCGCTCGGCCCGCAGCCCCGGCGGCGCCGCACCAGGCTGCCGTCGAACGCAACGAGCGCGGTCTGCCGCAGCGTCGGCGCCGCACCAGTGCGGCGCCGACACTCCACGACATGGAGGCCACGCCGGCGGCGGCCGCTCCCCCGGTCCAACCGGGCCTGTGGCTGAGCGACTTCCTCCACGGTGGCGCGATCGACGGAACCGCGCCGACGGCTTCTTTCGGCAACCACGACGAACTGTCAGGCAAGGGTGGACACGGATGA
- a CDS encoding putative Ig domain-containing protein, with the protein MSIVTSCTDRAVQETYSAGVTAFSLHGGGGYSKQLDLRGDGTAWVSKKHNGEVGVDFGIGISTVSGLEGLGADVQGNLTGSYANNYRYNNWQDAEAFYHDGSKAHAADSHTFDVGLQGNANISFGPASAEGGGSLGGKYTVFDNHQYYGNLGSEYTGYESGNAKLGVDLGLANGNGSVSGTLAYTVIYDRSGNPVRLVVAGDEQFKGAGGMGFGTNGKAGSEAGGGEKWDHNWFLDLRNPLNREAFDNAFHRAGWFATPNNNVRAMSELANRMKLDGIETESKYTTGQDGAELDGRPNNAGKWGGTVGAGLTFGLEGQNSSGTSQLADDNTMVMDHHDGTSASWRPLSDYGLCGKQKYFEYCQKQYGTCPTDTPSRPTTNTITIADQGDQDGEVGMYTEFAVGGIGALDSDESQNANISYSSTGLPDGLTLYQNGGSIIGYPTTPGDYNVTITASDSTGAKATVSFHWRIRA; encoded by the coding sequence ATGAGCATTGTCACTTCCTGCACCGACCGAGCAGTGCAGGAAACCTACAGTGCCGGAGTGACCGCTTTCAGCCTCCATGGTGGCGGTGGATACAGCAAGCAGCTGGACCTGCGCGGGGATGGCACTGCCTGGGTGAGCAAGAAGCACAACGGTGAGGTCGGAGTCGACTTCGGGATCGGCATCAGTACGGTCAGCGGCCTGGAAGGCCTCGGCGCCGACGTCCAGGGAAACCTCACCGGCTCGTATGCGAATAACTACCGATACAACAACTGGCAGGATGCCGAGGCCTTCTACCACGACGGCAGCAAAGCGCACGCCGCTGACTCCCACACGTTCGACGTCGGACTTCAAGGCAATGCGAACATCAGTTTCGGTCCAGCCTCGGCCGAAGGTGGGGGCTCGCTCGGCGGCAAGTACACGGTCTTCGACAACCATCAGTACTACGGCAACCTCGGATCTGAATACACCGGCTACGAGTCCGGAAACGCCAAGCTCGGCGTGGACCTCGGCCTCGCCAATGGAAACGGGAGCGTGTCCGGCACCCTCGCCTACACAGTGATCTACGATCGCAGCGGAAACCCGGTCCGCCTCGTCGTGGCAGGCGACGAGCAGTTCAAGGGTGCCGGAGGAATGGGCTTCGGGACGAACGGAAAGGCCGGTTCCGAGGCGGGTGGCGGGGAGAAATGGGATCACAACTGGTTTCTCGACCTGCGCAATCCGTTGAACCGGGAGGCGTTCGACAATGCCTTTCACCGGGCCGGCTGGTTCGCCACTCCGAACAACAACGTCCGCGCGATGTCCGAACTGGCCAACCGGATGAAGCTGGACGGTATCGAGACCGAGTCCAAGTACACGACCGGCCAGGACGGCGCCGAGCTGGATGGCAGACCGAACAACGCCGGCAAGTGGGGCGGCACCGTAGGGGCGGGCCTCACCTTCGGACTCGAAGGCCAGAACTCCTCCGGCACCTCGCAACTAGCGGATGACAACACCATGGTCATGGATCACCACGACGGCACCAGCGCCTCCTGGCGTCCACTGAGCGACTACGGCCTCTGCGGCAAGCAGAAGTACTTCGAGTACTGCCAGAAGCAATACGGCACCTGCCCGACGGACACGCCAAGCCGACCAACCACCAATACCATCACCATCGCCGACCAGGGCGACCAGGACGGCGAGGTCGGAATGTACACAGAATTTGCCGTTGGAGGTATTGGGGCGCTCGATTCAGACGAATCCCAGAACGCGAACATAAGTTACAGTTCCACGGGCCTTCCCGACGGACTTACGCTGTACCAGAACGGCGGCTCGATCATCGGCTATCCGACCACGCCCGGCGATTACAACGTCACCATCACAGCCTCGGATTCCACCGGCGCCAAGGCGACCGTCTCGTTCCACTGGCGGATACGGGCGTGA
- a CDS encoding farnesyl-diphosphate synthase /geranylgeranyl-diphosphate synthase (manually curated): MASVPVAAGNRTGRDVLEWAQKLVGPALRGSVMRLPHSVRQVADYHFGGLQEFGGKPSGGGKSFRPALVFLLAQGVGGSAEAAVPAAVAVELVHNFSLLHDDVMDGDALRRHRPAAWTVFGIPQAILAGDALLTLALQVLAEQDAPVATDAVSHMADALLDLVEGQSADISFENRTDVGLAECLAMASGKTSALIGAACMLGALMGGAPHDRAESARQYGLQLGLAFQLIDDLLGVWGDPVVTGKPVFADLAARKKSLPVTVALTGGTAAGEELAALYERPDRLEEADLRRAAELVDLAGGRRWCETEARRRLRAAQRHLDALGPASGPRTDLDALAVMVIERDR; this comes from the coding sequence GTGGCATCCGTTCCAGTAGCAGCAGGGAATCGGACCGGAAGAGACGTCCTGGAATGGGCCCAGAAATTGGTCGGGCCCGCGTTACGAGGCTCGGTGATGCGCCTGCCGCACTCGGTCCGCCAGGTCGCCGACTACCATTTTGGCGGGCTGCAAGAATTCGGCGGAAAGCCATCCGGCGGCGGAAAGTCGTTCCGCCCGGCCCTGGTCTTCCTGCTCGCCCAGGGAGTGGGCGGCAGCGCCGAGGCCGCCGTCCCGGCCGCCGTCGCGGTGGAGCTGGTGCACAACTTCTCGCTCCTCCATGACGACGTCATGGACGGCGATGCCCTTCGTCGGCACCGGCCCGCTGCCTGGACCGTGTTCGGGATACCGCAGGCCATCCTCGCCGGCGACGCCCTGCTCACGCTCGCCCTCCAGGTGCTTGCCGAACAGGACGCGCCCGTCGCGACGGACGCCGTGTCGCACATGGCCGACGCCCTGCTGGACCTGGTGGAGGGGCAGAGCGCCGACATCTCCTTCGAGAACCGCACCGATGTCGGCCTCGCCGAGTGCCTGGCCATGGCCTCGGGCAAGACCAGTGCCCTCATCGGCGCCGCCTGCATGCTCGGCGCCCTGATGGGGGGTGCGCCGCACGATCGGGCGGAGTCCGCGCGGCAGTACGGCCTTCAGCTCGGCCTCGCGTTCCAGCTCATCGACGACCTTCTGGGCGTCTGGGGCGACCCTGTGGTGACGGGAAAGCCGGTGTTCGCCGATCTCGCCGCGCGAAAGAAGTCGCTGCCCGTGACGGTAGCCCTGACGGGCGGCACCGCAGCGGGGGAAGAGCTGGCAGCACTGTACGAGCGGCCCGACCGGCTCGAGGAAGCCGATCTGCGCAGGGCTGCCGAGCTCGTCGACCTGGCGGGCGGGCGACGCTGGTGCGAGACGGAAGCGAGGCGGCGGCTGCGTGCGGCCCAGAGACATCTCGACGCACTCGGGCCCGCGAGCGGGCCGAGGACGGACCTCGATGCGCTGGCTGTCATGGTGATCGAGCGTGATCGCTGA
- a CDS encoding L-asparaginase gives MGHVVVIATGGTIASRPHNNGYTAEATGAEVLAAFADPDSHRTVVVDLFTLNSAHLTTSHQLTLLRTVHEILADPDVDGIVVTHGTDTLEESAFLLDLHHRDPRPVVFTGAQRPPEQPGGDARDNLRDALLAARCVRGLGVVVAFGGLLHAARGTVKVQTLDMAAFADPSGAPIGYFDANRVQVERQPPRCNPLAPPHPDASVPRVDVITHHCDGDPTLFEAALAAGARGIVLAGTGAGNATPAMARVVEQAVSDGVVVALTTRVPAGPVTPLYGRGGAVDLIAAGAVPVGTLRVGQARIAVLAAVLAGCDQSERIRILHRIVNPASPPEEGGTLPD, from the coding sequence ATGGGACATGTAGTCGTCATCGCCACCGGCGGAACGATCGCCAGCCGCCCACACAACAACGGTTACACCGCCGAAGCCACCGGAGCGGAGGTTCTGGCGGCGTTCGCCGACCCCGACAGCCACCGCACAGTGGTCGTCGACCTGTTCACCCTCAACAGCGCCCATCTCACCACCTCCCACCAGCTCACCCTCCTGCGCACGGTGCACGAGATACTCGCCGACCCCGACGTGGACGGCATCGTGGTGACCCACGGCACGGACACCCTGGAGGAGTCAGCCTTCCTCCTGGACCTCCACCACCGCGACCCACGGCCCGTGGTGTTCACTGGCGCGCAGCGCCCCCCAGAGCAACCCGGGGGAGACGCACGCGACAACCTGCGCGACGCCCTGCTCGCCGCCAGATGCGTCCGCGGTCTGGGAGTAGTCGTGGCCTTCGGCGGCCTGCTCCACGCGGCCCGGGGCACAGTGAAGGTCCAGACCCTCGACATGGCCGCGTTCGCCGACCCGTCAGGCGCACCCATCGGGTACTTCGACGCGAACCGGGTCCAGGTCGAGCGCCAACCGCCGCGCTGCAACCCCCTCGCGCCGCCGCACCCCGACGCGTCAGTGCCGAGAGTGGACGTCATCACACACCACTGCGACGGAGACCCCACACTGTTCGAAGCGGCCCTGGCCGCAGGAGCCCGAGGGATCGTGCTGGCCGGCACCGGCGCCGGCAATGCCACTCCGGCGATGGCACGCGTCGTCGAACAGGCCGTTTCCGACGGCGTGGTGGTCGCCCTGACCACCAGGGTCCCCGCAGGCCCAGTAACTCCCCTCTACGGTCGGGGCGGTGCCGTGGACCTCATTGCGGCCGGAGCCGTGCCCGTCGGCACCCTGCGGGTCGGCCAAGCCCGGATTGCCGTCCTGGCCGCCGTCCTGGCAGGCTGTGACCAATCCGAGCGCATCAGGATCCTGCACCGCATCGTGAACCCCGCATCTCCGCCGGAGGAAGGCGGCACCCTCCCTGACTGA